In a single window of the Streptomyces sp. NBC_00285 genome:
- a CDS encoding toxin-antitoxin system, toxin component: protein MRRLSGELVAELALTAPARPDDLYGALCDAMSRRRGRPVHFRTAPFPVGTASGLWLDMADQDLVVIEERTAPEHQLVILGHELWHMNAGYCSHHVEGAAVAARLLSDDADLQATVRKVAARSRFELDDEREAENFGLLLASKCRTWLAGSSLRGPVQRDHLAGRIETSLGYLGPQG, encoded by the coding sequence ATGCGCCGCCTGAGCGGCGAGTTGGTGGCGGAGCTGGCACTCACCGCGCCGGCACGGCCCGACGACCTGTACGGCGCCCTGTGCGACGCGATGAGCAGACGCCGGGGCCGCCCCGTCCACTTCCGTACGGCGCCCTTCCCGGTCGGCACGGCGAGCGGGCTGTGGCTCGACATGGCCGACCAGGACCTCGTCGTGATCGAGGAACGCACCGCACCCGAGCACCAGTTGGTCATCCTCGGCCACGAGCTGTGGCACATGAACGCCGGCTACTGCTCCCACCACGTCGAGGGCGCCGCCGTCGCCGCCCGGCTCCTCAGCGACGACGCCGACCTCCAGGCCACGGTCCGCAAGGTGGCCGCCCGCAGCCGCTTCGAGCTCGACGACGAGCGGGAGGCGGAGAACTTCGGCCTGCTGCTCGCCAGCAAGTGCCGTACCTGGCTGGCGGGTTCGTCACTGCGGGGCCCGGTGCAGCGCGATCACCTGGCGGGGCGGATCGAGACGTCGCTGGGCTATCTGGGACCACAGGGCTGA
- a CDS encoding ABC transporter ATP-binding protein, producing the protein MHALLGVSGLNKVYEGSGRRVEALRDLTFTVEAGELVCLVGPSGCGKTTLLKCMGGLLAPTAGEVHLAGRKVSGPPPGMAFVFQEYGRSLFPWMRVADNVELPLKQKDLTKSRRRELVTDALESVGLSDAATAYPWQLSGGMQQRVAIARALAYEPEVLLMDEPFAAVDAQTRADLEDLVRRLWRDRGITILFVTHDIDEAVYLGERVIVLSASPTVVREQLKVDLPDERDQLHTRVAPRFAELRTHVYQQIQAAKRGVAAQDVPVAEPDTTPPR; encoded by the coding sequence ATGCACGCGCTGCTTGGCGTATCCGGCCTGAACAAGGTCTACGAGGGATCCGGCCGCCGCGTGGAGGCGCTACGGGATCTCACCTTCACCGTCGAGGCAGGCGAACTCGTGTGTCTCGTCGGCCCGTCGGGCTGCGGCAAGACGACCCTGCTCAAGTGCATGGGCGGTCTGCTCGCCCCCACGGCCGGCGAAGTCCACCTGGCCGGGCGGAAGGTGAGCGGTCCCCCGCCCGGCATGGCGTTCGTCTTCCAGGAGTACGGGCGCAGTCTCTTCCCCTGGATGCGGGTCGCCGACAACGTCGAACTCCCCCTCAAGCAGAAGGACTTGACCAAGTCCAGAAGGCGTGAGCTGGTCACCGACGCGCTGGAGTCGGTGGGCCTCTCGGACGCCGCCACCGCCTACCCCTGGCAGCTTTCGGGCGGTATGCAGCAGCGGGTCGCGATCGCGCGGGCGCTGGCGTACGAGCCCGAAGTCCTGCTGATGGACGAGCCGTTCGCGGCCGTGGACGCGCAGACCCGTGCCGATCTGGAGGATCTCGTACGACGGCTGTGGCGTGATCGCGGCATCACGATCCTGTTCGTCACCCACGACATCGACGAGGCGGTGTACCTGGGCGAACGGGTGATCGTGCTCTCGGCGTCCCCCACCGTCGTACGGGAGCAGCTGAAGGTCGATCTGCCGGACGAGCGGGACCAGTTGCACACCCGTGTGGCTCCGCGCTTCGCCGAGCTGCGCACCCATGTGTACCAGCAGATCCAGGCGGCCAAGCGCGGGGTCGCCGCGCAGGACGTTCCCGTCGCGGAGCCGGACACCACCCCGCCACGCTGA
- a CDS encoding IclR family transcriptional regulator domain-containing protein, producing MPQADRAPHFVRSLERGLAVIRAFDADHPELTLSEVARACGLTRAAARRFLLTLADLGYVRADGRAYRLTPRVLELGYSYLSSFSLAQIAEPHLEQLGRNTGESTSLCVLDGDDVVYVARVPARRIMTAAITVGTRFPAYVTSVGRAILAHLPAEDLEVRLARAELRPVTARTIVSVDLLRAELQRVRRQGYALVDQELEEGLRSVAAPVRGRGGEVVAAVNIPVQAGRTTLAAMRRDLLPALLETVAGIEADLRIATGPAPASSPGTGTRRSSSSPRPPAPRR from the coding sequence ATGCCCCAAGCCGACCGCGCTCCCCATTTCGTCCGGTCCCTGGAGCGCGGTCTCGCCGTCATCCGCGCTTTCGACGCCGACCACCCGGAACTGACCCTCAGTGAGGTCGCCCGCGCCTGCGGACTGACCCGCGCCGCGGCCCGCCGCTTCCTGCTGACCCTGGCCGACCTCGGATACGTCCGCGCCGACGGCCGTGCCTACCGGCTCACCCCGCGCGTGCTGGAGCTCGGCTACTCCTATCTGTCGAGTTTCTCGCTGGCCCAGATCGCCGAACCGCATCTGGAGCAACTGGGCCGCAACACAGGGGAGTCGACGTCCCTGTGCGTGCTCGACGGCGACGACGTCGTGTACGTGGCCAGGGTGCCCGCACGCCGGATCATGACCGCGGCGATCACCGTCGGGACGCGTTTCCCGGCGTACGTCACCTCGGTGGGCCGGGCGATCCTGGCCCACCTGCCCGCCGAGGACCTCGAAGTCCGGCTGGCCCGCGCCGAGTTGCGCCCGGTCACCGCCCGCACGATCGTCTCCGTCGACCTGCTGCGGGCGGAACTGCAGCGGGTGCGGCGGCAGGGTTACGCCCTCGTCGACCAGGAACTGGAGGAGGGGCTGCGCTCGGTCGCCGCCCCGGTGCGGGGCCGGGGCGGCGAAGTGGTGGCGGCGGTCAACATCCCCGTCCAGGCGGGCCGTACGACCCTTGCAGCGATGCGGCGGGACCTCTTGCCGGCGCTGCTGGAGACGGTGGCCGGAATCGAGGCCGACCTCCGGATCGCTACAGGTCCAGCACCAGCTTCTTCCCCCGGCACCGGGACACGCAGATCATCATCGTCTCCCCGGCCTCCCGCTCCTCGTCGGTGA
- a CDS encoding ABC transporter permease yields the protein MRRLALQLVFVLALPALLVAGWWLASADSTNVFWPPLRTILRTFPDVWTGERLRHDVLPSMWRLTAGYALAAVIGVAVGTVIGTYRRVRALCEPVLEFLRAVPPPVLIPVIMLFAGIGDTMKVTVIASGCVWPILLNTVEGVRAVDPVMLETARSYGITGPSRLRHLVLRAASPQIFAGLRQALSIGIILMVISEMFAASNGIGFTVVQFQRSFAVPDMWTGIIVLGLLGYLLSVVFHLVERRVLAWYHGLRASARRSP from the coding sequence GTGAGGCGCTTGGCACTCCAGCTCGTGTTCGTGCTCGCGCTGCCGGCGCTGCTGGTCGCGGGCTGGTGGCTGGCCTCCGCCGACAGCACCAACGTGTTCTGGCCCCCGCTGCGCACGATTCTCCGGACCTTCCCGGACGTGTGGACCGGTGAGCGGCTGCGCCACGACGTCCTGCCGAGCATGTGGCGGCTGACGGCCGGGTACGCGCTGGCCGCCGTCATCGGGGTGGCGGTCGGCACCGTCATCGGCACCTACCGGCGGGTGCGGGCGCTGTGCGAGCCGGTCCTGGAGTTCCTGCGGGCGGTCCCGCCGCCGGTGCTGATACCGGTCATCATGCTGTTCGCGGGCATCGGCGACACCATGAAGGTCACGGTGATCGCGAGCGGCTGCGTCTGGCCGATCCTGCTCAACACGGTCGAGGGCGTACGCGCGGTCGACCCGGTGATGCTGGAGACGGCCCGCTCCTACGGCATCACCGGCCCCTCGCGCCTGCGCCACCTGGTGCTGCGTGCGGCGAGCCCGCAGATCTTCGCGGGCCTGCGCCAGGCGCTGTCCATCGGCATCATCCTGATGGTCATCAGCGAGATGTTCGCGGCCAGCAACGGCATCGGCTTCACCGTCGTCCAGTTCCAGCGCAGTTTCGCCGTCCCCGACATGTGGACCGGGATCATCGTCCTCGGTCTGCTCGGTTACCTGCTCTCCGTCGTCTTCCACCTGGTCGAGCGGCGGGTCCTCGCCTGGTACCACGGCCTGCGCGCCTCGGCCCGGCGGTCCCCGTGA
- a CDS encoding aromatic ring-hydroxylating dioxygenase subunit alpha: protein MPHTTAFARNQWYVAAYSHEVGREELLGRTILGEPLVFYRSEEDGTPVALADRCVHRRFPLHEKPSRLDGDKLVCGYHGFTYDRTGTCVYVPGQKRVPRTARVASYPVAEVDSLVWVWIGDPALADADTIPRARHLDSPGWVTVRGMEPIDADYGLLVDNLLDLSHETYLHGGYIGTPEVAETPITTEVDEGAGIVRVSRHMDDAECPPFYARSTGIEGRITRWQDIEYHAPCLYLLHSRIAPVGVLPEADGSDPNGFHTEITYAITPSDDGKVYDFWMVSRDWATEVAEVTEFLRGNNHTVVMQDVDALNLLHRTLGTERTGYQELSINIDTGGLAARRILARLVEEGDKPVEKVL from the coding sequence ATGCCGCACACCACCGCATTCGCCAGGAACCAGTGGTACGTCGCCGCCTACAGCCATGAGGTCGGGCGTGAGGAGTTGCTCGGCCGGACGATCCTCGGTGAGCCCCTCGTCTTCTACCGCAGCGAGGAGGACGGGACGCCCGTCGCGCTCGCCGACCGTTGTGTGCACCGCAGGTTCCCGCTGCACGAGAAGCCCAGTCGGCTGGACGGCGACAAGCTCGTGTGCGGGTACCACGGGTTCACCTACGACAGGACGGGCACCTGTGTGTACGTGCCCGGCCAGAAGCGCGTACCGCGTACCGCGCGCGTCGCCTCCTACCCCGTCGCCGAGGTGGACTCCCTGGTCTGGGTGTGGATCGGCGACCCGGCACTCGCCGACGCCGACACCATCCCGCGGGCCAGGCACCTCGACTCCCCCGGCTGGGTCACCGTCCGCGGCATGGAGCCGATCGACGCCGACTACGGGCTGCTGGTCGACAACCTCCTCGACCTGTCCCACGAGACCTATCTGCACGGCGGTTACATCGGCACCCCGGAGGTCGCCGAGACGCCGATCACCACCGAGGTCGACGAGGGCGCAGGCATCGTGCGGGTGAGCCGGCACATGGACGACGCCGAATGCCCGCCGTTCTACGCCAGGTCCACCGGCATCGAGGGCCGGATCACCCGCTGGCAGGACATCGAGTACCACGCCCCCTGCCTGTATCTGCTGCACAGCCGCATAGCCCCGGTCGGTGTGCTGCCCGAGGCCGACGGCAGCGACCCGAACGGCTTCCACACCGAGATCACGTACGCCATCACGCCGTCCGACGACGGCAAGGTGTACGACTTCTGGATGGTCTCGCGCGACTGGGCGACCGAGGTCGCCGAGGTCACCGAGTTCCTGCGGGGCAACAACCACACCGTCGTCATGCAGGACGTCGACGCGCTCAACCTGCTCCACAGGACGCTGGGCACCGAGCGCACCGGCTACCAGGAACTGAGCATCAACATCGACACCGGAGGTCTCGCCGCCCGCCGTATCCTCGCCCGTCTCGTCGAGGAGGGCGACAAGCCCGTGGAGAAGGTCCTGTGA
- a CDS encoding ABC transporter permease — protein sequence MRFENAALGAAGLTAFLALGEVVPRLGLVKEEYFPPTSRIAGAFADELSDGAFWTALGDTLTGWAMGLAIAASAGIVIGVILSVVPYLREATASTIEFLRPIPSVALIPLAVLLYGSELRSVLLLVVYASFWQVLIQTLYGVQDVDPVAEETARSYGLGTWARIRYVLWPTALPYVMTGVRLAAAVALILAITGELVIGAPGLGARIAVAQNSQAVPEMYALIVVTGLLGLLINVGARTVERRALAWHQSVRGEVAV from the coding sequence ATGAGGTTTGAGAACGCGGCGCTGGGCGCCGCCGGTCTCACGGCCTTCCTCGCACTCGGCGAGGTGGTACCGCGCCTCGGCCTGGTCAAGGAGGAGTACTTCCCGCCGACCAGCAGGATCGCGGGCGCCTTCGCGGACGAACTCTCCGACGGCGCCTTCTGGACGGCGCTCGGCGACACCCTCACCGGCTGGGCCATGGGCCTGGCCATCGCCGCCTCCGCGGGCATCGTCATCGGGGTGATCCTCTCGGTCGTGCCGTATCTGCGCGAGGCGACGGCCTCGACGATCGAGTTCCTGCGCCCGATCCCCTCGGTCGCCCTCATCCCGCTGGCGGTACTGCTGTACGGCAGCGAACTGCGCTCGGTGCTGCTGCTCGTCGTGTACGCAAGCTTCTGGCAGGTCCTCATCCAGACGCTCTACGGCGTCCAGGACGTCGACCCCGTCGCCGAGGAGACGGCACGGTCGTACGGGCTCGGCACCTGGGCGCGGATCCGGTACGTGCTGTGGCCGACGGCGCTGCCGTACGTGATGACCGGTGTCCGGCTGGCCGCGGCCGTGGCTCTGATCCTTGCCATCACCGGTGAACTCGTCATCGGGGCACCGGGGTTGGGCGCACGGATCGCGGTCGCGCAGAACTCGCAGGCGGTGCCGGAGATGTACGCGCTGATCGTGGTGACCGGCCTCCTGGGGCTGCTCATCAACGTCGGCGCGCGTACCGTGGAGCGACGGGCGCTGGCCTGGCACCAGTCGGTGCGCGGGGAGGTGGCGGTGTGA
- a CDS encoding ABC transporter substrate-binding protein — MTSIPSRRRLLATGAGAALGLGTLGATASPAAASPVTSARGAGAGSEETRTLDELYQAAVAEGGKLVIYAGGDLANSGSGAGARTAFRARFPEIDLNLIVDYSKYHDVRVDNQFATDTLVPDVVQLQTLQDFTRWKRQGRLLNYKPAGFSKLHKKFRDPDGAWVAGMVIAFSYLYDVAAAGADAPQTPLDLVDPRWKGAIASSYPHDDDAVLYLFALYAETYGWDWVADFAAQQPQFARGSFSPGAAVASKEKIIGVGAGGNPLATTPTRWMMTDGHPFMAWGQRIAILKQAANPTAAKLYLNWQLSTERQTSNGWSVRTDIAPPTGLKPIWEYPNANVDGFPRFMEDRAQVERLKQTFALYFGEVKGDPTPGWPGLHPGA, encoded by the coding sequence GTGACCAGCATTCCCAGTCGACGACGACTCCTGGCTACCGGAGCGGGCGCCGCGCTCGGCCTCGGCACGCTCGGCGCCACCGCGTCCCCCGCCGCGGCCTCCCCGGTCACATCCGCACGCGGAGCCGGCGCCGGCTCCGAGGAGACCAGGACCCTCGACGAGCTGTACCAGGCCGCCGTCGCCGAAGGCGGCAAGCTCGTGATCTACGCGGGCGGCGACCTCGCCAATTCGGGCAGCGGTGCGGGCGCCCGGACCGCCTTCCGCGCGCGGTTCCCAGAGATCGACCTCAACCTCATCGTGGACTACAGCAAGTACCACGACGTCCGCGTGGACAACCAGTTCGCGACGGACACCCTGGTCCCCGACGTGGTGCAGTTGCAGACGCTGCAGGACTTCACCCGCTGGAAGCGTCAGGGGCGGTTGCTGAACTACAAGCCCGCCGGCTTCAGCAAGCTCCACAAGAAGTTCAGGGACCCGGACGGCGCCTGGGTGGCCGGCATGGTCATCGCCTTCAGCTACCTGTACGACGTGGCGGCGGCCGGGGCCGACGCGCCGCAGACGCCGCTGGACCTGGTCGACCCGCGCTGGAAGGGCGCCATCGCCTCCTCCTACCCGCACGACGACGACGCGGTGCTCTACCTCTTCGCCCTCTACGCCGAGACCTACGGCTGGGACTGGGTGGCCGACTTCGCCGCACAGCAGCCGCAGTTCGCCCGCGGCTCCTTCTCCCCCGGCGCCGCCGTCGCCAGCAAGGAGAAGATCATCGGCGTCGGCGCGGGCGGCAACCCGCTCGCCACCACCCCGACCCGCTGGATGATGACCGACGGGCACCCGTTCATGGCGTGGGGCCAGCGGATCGCGATCCTGAAGCAGGCCGCCAACCCCACGGCGGCCAAGCTCTACCTCAACTGGCAGCTGTCCACCGAGCGTCAGACCTCCAACGGCTGGTCGGTGCGCACGGACATCGCGCCGCCCACCGGCCTGAAGCCGATCTGGGAGTACCCGAACGCCAACGTGGACGGGTTCCCTCGCTTCATGGAGGACCGGGCCCAGGTCGAGCGGCTGAAGCAGACCTTCGCCCTCTACTTCGGCGAGGTCAAGGGCGACCCGACACCCGGCTGGCCCGGTCTGCACCCGGGCGCCTGA
- a CDS encoding alpha/beta fold hydrolase encodes MVDDPRRRPVRAVRLRPVGDGELELQYRVVHGYRRAFRMAGEGPPLVLIHGIGDSSATWAELIPDLARTHTVIAPDLLGHGDSDKPRADYSVAAYANGVRDLLTTLGIESATLVGHSLGGGVAMQFAYQFPERTERLILVSAGGVGREVNPVLRLVSLPGAHLMLSSLRLPGMRLQVGLAVRLMKLLDTDLGQDAPDLLNLVDALPDETSRNAFIRTLRAVVDWRGQVVTMLDRCYLTEGMPTMLLWGDRDSVVPVRHAFGAHEAMPGSRLEIFEGAGHFPFHTDPARFVSLVEEFTTTTDPAHWSREHWRELLREGTPGTPRTRGVERERREASERSAT; translated from the coding sequence GTGGTCGACGACCCGCGACGGCGCCCGGTGCGCGCCGTCCGGCTGCGCCCGGTGGGCGACGGCGAACTGGAGCTGCAGTACCGCGTCGTGCACGGCTACCGGCGCGCCTTCCGCATGGCCGGCGAGGGCCCGCCGCTCGTGCTCATCCACGGCATCGGGGACTCCTCCGCGACCTGGGCCGAGCTGATCCCCGACCTCGCGCGCACCCATACCGTGATCGCCCCCGATCTGCTCGGCCACGGCGACTCCGACAAGCCGCGCGCCGACTACTCGGTGGCTGCCTACGCCAACGGTGTGCGGGACCTGCTCACCACCCTCGGCATCGAGTCGGCCACGCTGGTCGGGCACTCGCTGGGCGGCGGGGTGGCGATGCAGTTCGCCTACCAGTTCCCCGAGCGCACCGAGCGGCTCATCCTGGTCAGCGCGGGCGGTGTGGGCCGTGAGGTCAACCCGGTGCTGCGGCTGGTGTCCCTGCCCGGCGCCCACCTCATGCTGTCCTCGCTGCGGCTGCCCGGCATGCGGCTCCAAGTGGGCCTCGCGGTGCGGCTGATGAAACTGCTCGACACCGACCTCGGCCAGGACGCCCCGGACCTGCTGAACCTGGTCGACGCCCTCCCCGACGAGACCTCGCGCAACGCCTTCATCAGGACCCTGCGCGCGGTCGTCGACTGGCGCGGCCAGGTCGTCACCATGCTCGACCGCTGCTATCTCACCGAGGGCATGCCGACCATGCTGCTGTGGGGGGACCGGGACAGCGTGGTGCCCGTCCGGCACGCCTTCGGGGCGCACGAGGCGATGCCCGGCAGCCGGCTGGAGATCTTCGAAGGCGCGGGCCACTTCCCGTTCCACACCGACCCCGCCCGGTTCGTCTCCCTGGTCGAGGAGTTCACGACGACCACGGACCCGGCGCACTGGAGCAGGGAGCACTGGCGGGAACTGCTGCGGGAGGGCACCCCGGGCACGCCGCGGACCCGTGGTGTGGAGCGTGAGCGCAGAGAGGCGAGCGAACGCAGCGCCACGTGA
- a CDS encoding PDR/VanB family oxidoreductase, which produces MSDAYEAELVVGRRESAADGVLALTLRHPLGEPLPAWEPGAHIDVVLGPGLERQYSLCGDPADRTGWRIAVLREPAGRGGSAHVHEQLQQGDKVRVRGPRNHFALRPAPHYRFIAGGIGITPILPMLAAAEAEGARWTLLYGGRTRNSMAFTEELSRYGDRVTVAPQDETGLLDLASVLDGVPEGTLVYCCGPGPLLDAVEERCPAGLLHVERFAPKEQPAGDNTEFEVELAQSGRSLTVPADVSVLDAVRASGVEVLFSCTEGTCGTCETDVLEGTPDHRDSVLTDEEREAGETMMICVSRCRGKKLVLDL; this is translated from the coding sequence ATGAGTGACGCGTACGAAGCCGAACTCGTCGTCGGCCGCCGGGAGTCGGCTGCCGACGGCGTGCTCGCCCTCACCCTGCGCCACCCGCTGGGCGAACCGCTCCCGGCGTGGGAGCCCGGCGCCCACATCGACGTGGTGCTCGGGCCCGGTCTTGAGCGCCAGTACTCGCTGTGCGGCGACCCCGCCGACCGTACGGGATGGCGGATCGCCGTCCTGCGCGAGCCGGCCGGGCGCGGTGGATCCGCCCATGTGCACGAGCAGTTGCAGCAGGGCGACAAGGTCCGGGTACGCGGTCCGCGCAACCACTTCGCCCTGCGGCCCGCGCCGCACTACCGGTTCATCGCGGGCGGCATCGGCATCACACCGATCCTGCCGATGCTCGCGGCCGCGGAGGCCGAGGGCGCCCGGTGGACGCTGCTGTACGGCGGCCGGACGCGCAACTCCATGGCGTTCACCGAGGAGTTGAGCCGCTACGGTGACCGCGTCACCGTCGCCCCGCAGGACGAGACGGGTCTGCTGGACCTCGCGTCGGTGCTGGACGGCGTCCCCGAGGGCACGCTCGTGTACTGCTGCGGACCCGGTCCGCTCCTCGACGCGGTGGAGGAGCGCTGCCCGGCCGGACTGCTGCACGTGGAGAGGTTCGCGCCGAAGGAGCAACCGGCGGGTGACAACACGGAGTTCGAGGTCGAGCTGGCGCAGAGCGGCAGGAGCCTGACCGTCCCCGCGGACGTCTCCGTGCTCGACGCCGTGCGTGCCTCGGGCGTGGAGGTGCTGTTCTCGTGCACCGAGGGCACCTGCGGCACCTGTGAGACCGATGTCCTCGAAGGCACCCCGGACCACCGGGACTCGGTGCTCACCGACGAGGAGCGGGAGGCCGGGGAGACGATGATGATCTGCGTGTCCCGGTGCCGGGGGAAGAAGCTGGTGCTGGACCTGTAG
- a CDS encoding ABC transporter substrate-binding protein, with product MRRLLAILTSGLFLVTASACGSSGDSGAPDGGSPSGGITTVKLGLIPIVDVAPVYLGQKKGFYSKHGLKLQISNASGGAAIVPGVASGQFQFGFSNVTSLLLAQSSGVPIKAVSNGIASTGVAGKDFAAIAVKKGSSIKSAKDLEGKKVAINTLKNINESAVRQSVRAAGGDPDKVKFVELAFDQMPAALDGGQVDAACAVEPALATIKSQGGQVIASPLVDVAKDTTVAMYFTSTQYQQQNADVVKKFQEATAESLAYADSHPDEARQIITTYTKIPASVLKQVILPKWPAEPNRTSIEALAKLGKEDGFFKKTPDVDALLP from the coding sequence ATGCGTCGTCTGCTCGCCATCCTCACGTCCGGATTATTCCTGGTCACCGCGTCGGCCTGTGGCTCGTCCGGCGATTCGGGGGCCCCGGACGGAGGATCGCCGTCCGGCGGGATCACCACCGTCAAGCTCGGTCTCATACCGATCGTCGATGTCGCGCCGGTCTATCTGGGCCAGAAGAAGGGCTTCTACAGCAAGCACGGCCTGAAGCTGCAGATTTCGAACGCGTCGGGCGGCGCCGCGATCGTGCCCGGGGTCGCCAGCGGGCAGTTCCAGTTCGGATTCTCCAACGTCACCTCCCTTCTCCTCGCCCAGTCGTCCGGGGTGCCGATCAAGGCGGTCTCCAACGGCATCGCCTCAACCGGCGTCGCGGGCAAGGACTTTGCCGCGATTGCCGTGAAGAAGGGCAGCTCGATCAAGTCCGCGAAGGACCTGGAGGGCAAGAAGGTCGCCATCAACACCCTGAAGAACATCAACGAGTCCGCGGTGCGCCAGTCGGTGCGCGCGGCCGGCGGTGACCCGGACAAGGTGAAGTTCGTTGAGCTGGCCTTCGACCAGATGCCCGCCGCACTCGACGGCGGTCAGGTCGACGCGGCCTGCGCGGTCGAGCCCGCGCTGGCCACCATCAAGAGCCAGGGCGGCCAGGTGATCGCCTCCCCGCTGGTGGACGTGGCGAAGGACACCACGGTCGCCATGTACTTCACCTCCACGCAGTACCAGCAGCAGAACGCCGACGTGGTGAAGAAGTTCCAGGAGGCCACCGCCGAGTCCCTCGCCTACGCCGACTCCCACCCGGACGAGGCACGCCAGATCATCACGACGTACACCAAGATCCCGGCGTCGGTGCTGAAGCAGGTGATCCTCCCGAAGTGGCCGGCCGAGCCGAACAGGACCTCCATCGAGGCGCTGGCGAAACTGGGCAAGGAGGACGGGTTCTTCAAGAAGACCCCCGACGTCGACGCGCTCCTTCCATGA
- a CDS encoding MmyB family transcriptional regulator: MAYQAGGQRSELRPIPEGLEAQAYLQDYATLLEAVPFPSVVLDHRWDVVLANTAFASLFRAVGPHPTAMPGDNFLRFVLFHPDASSVLGEHESRWCLPMLAHFAAAVEQHGHDHALQTIRRDIAQDPIMDAAYRQGLPHWIRAVGEQAVEHDGSVRPLTHPDPRWGTTDCRIVDETPPTLRDLGYTRLTLVLRPTPARRRPRREATHLTVVPTPQV, translated from the coding sequence ATGGCATATCAGGCAGGTGGGCAGCGGTCGGAACTGCGGCCCATCCCCGAGGGGCTCGAAGCCCAGGCGTATCTGCAGGACTACGCCACGCTCCTGGAAGCCGTCCCCTTCCCGTCCGTCGTCCTCGACCACCGCTGGGACGTCGTCCTCGCCAACACCGCTTTCGCGTCACTTTTCCGTGCCGTGGGCCCCCACCCGACCGCCATGCCGGGCGACAACTTCCTCAGGTTCGTCCTCTTCCACCCCGACGCGAGCAGCGTCCTGGGCGAACACGAGTCCCGCTGGTGTCTGCCGATGCTCGCGCACTTCGCGGCCGCGGTGGAGCAACACGGCCACGACCACGCCCTCCAGACGATCCGCCGGGACATCGCCCAGGACCCGATCATGGACGCCGCCTACCGGCAGGGCCTGCCGCACTGGATCCGCGCGGTCGGCGAGCAGGCCGTGGAGCACGACGGCTCCGTACGCCCCTTGACGCACCCCGACCCGCGCTGGGGCACCACCGACTGCCGGATCGTCGACGAGACCCCGCCCACCCTGCGCGATCTGGGCTACACCAGGCTGACGCTGGTGCTGCGCCCGACCCCCGCCCGGCGTCGCCCGCGCCGCGAGGCGACCCACCTCACGGTGGTCCCCACCCCCCAGGTCTGA
- a CDS encoding helix-turn-helix domain-containing protein: protein MSDGFGSPDGAATVVLTAVVARVTALADRLGVAHARVFDTGRLSVASGVPEPVVKALLGGRPAGEPDVQARFLQRLDLLRRTRLKPNGRKYTQQEIADGAGMSRQQAGALINGDRRPTMEHCDAIQRFFRVHAGFLTAEDPEALAGALQHTEQELLHKLADREREAAAAAGDPLERLLLDHGVRGIAWRAAQLPTDQHRDKVAEWLDMLLESVKRPES, encoded by the coding sequence GTGTCGGATGGCTTCGGGAGCCCGGACGGCGCGGCAACGGTCGTGCTGACGGCCGTCGTCGCCCGCGTCACCGCGCTCGCCGACCGGCTCGGCGTGGCGCACGCGCGGGTCTTCGACACCGGTCGCCTGTCCGTCGCCTCCGGTGTTCCCGAACCCGTGGTCAAGGCCCTGCTCGGCGGGCGCCCGGCGGGCGAACCGGACGTCCAGGCGCGGTTCCTGCAGCGGCTCGACCTGCTGCGCCGTACCCGGCTCAAGCCCAACGGGCGCAAGTACACCCAGCAGGAGATCGCCGACGGTGCGGGCATGTCCCGGCAGCAGGCCGGCGCCCTCATCAACGGCGACCGGCGCCCCACCATGGAGCACTGCGACGCCATCCAGCGGTTCTTCCGGGTGCACGCCGGGTTCCTGACGGCCGAGGACCCGGAGGCGCTCGCGGGCGCGCTCCAGCACACCGAGCAGGAGCTCCTGCACAAGCTCGCCGACCGGGAGCGCGAGGCGGCGGCGGCCGCCGGTGACCCGTTGGAGCGGCTGTTGCTGGACCACGGCGTCCGTGGGATCGCCTGGCGGGCCGCACAGCTGCCCACCGACCAGCACCGTGACAAGGTCGCCGAGTGGCTGGACATGCTCCTGGAGAGCGTCAAGCGGCCCGAGTCCTGA